In Rhipicephalus sanguineus isolate Rsan-2018 chromosome 1, BIME_Rsan_1.4, whole genome shotgun sequence, the DNA window tacaggcgacgcactgccgctcccggcaaataggcgtgccgccgctccgggactcgcaagcaccggcttccggtcactcagccgcGCGGCCAGAGCGACAAGGCAGATTGGGTTACGTTTTCCCTTCACGAGGGACGCCACGCACGGACCGCGCCTTCGCGAGCAGGCGCCGTTTTTTGGCAATAAAGCAGTTCGTACccagcagccgagcggtgtggtTCTTCCCAAGGAAAACCCCACAACCCCGCAACGTAACACTGGCGACGAGGCAGGAGTTGTGAAGCGAGCGCAGCTTTGAGGTTACGTGCCATGGCTACAGGAGGAATGTACGGCGCCATCGAGCCCTTCTCGGGAAAGTCCTGGTATGGATCCAGCGCGTCAACTTTTACTTTGTGGCGAACGACATCAGCAACGAAGAGAAGAAACgggccctcctcctcacgctatgCGGCGCAGACACCTTCGAGACTGCGTGTGCGCTGGTCGCGCCGAAAACCCCTGGAGAGGTCAGCTTCAGCGAGCTGGTCACACTTCTCCAGCGGCATTTCGATCCGAGACCATCGGAGCTTTACGGCCGGTACGTGTTCCAGCGACGAGACCAAAACCCCGGCGAATCGATAAGCAGCTATGTCGCAGCCCTCAAGAGTTTGACAGTGGACTGCAACTTCGGTGTGCTAGCGGCTGCGCCTGCAACATCGACATCGTCAGGGGGAAGTCAAGAGCCCGTTTCACAACGGAACCCAACAATGCTGCCACAGGACGTAATGCTGCGAGACAGATTCGTTTGCGGCATCCGCGACGAACATCTCCAACAGCGCCTCTTTGCAGAAAAGGAGCTGTCCTTCCAACGTGCTTTGGATATAGCCCTATCAGCGGAGAGTGCGTCAAGGCAGCAGCGGGGAATCAAAGCGGCAACGAACTCCGGAGAGATCAACAAGGCTACTCCCAacaagcaagaagaaaaaaaaacgccttcccGACGCCGTTGCTACCGATGTGATGGCTGGCACGACCCTTCGACGTGCAAATTCAGAACAGCAGAGTGCCGTTTTTGCGCCAAAGTGGGCCATATCGGAGACGCCTGCATTGCACGCAAGAAGCAAGAAAAGGAAGCACGTGCACACACCAGGCAACAAACGCACAGTGTCA includes these proteins:
- the LOC119383666 gene encoding uncharacterized protein LOC119383666; protein product: MATGGMYGAIEPFSGKSCNEEKKRALLLTLCGADTFETACALVAPKTPGEVSFSELVTLLQRHFDPRPSELYGRYVFQRRDQNPGESISSYVAALKSLTVDCNFGVLAAAPATSTSSGGSQEPVSQRNPTMLPQDVMLRDRFVCGIRDEHLQQRLFAEKELSFQRALDIALSAESASRQQRGIKAATNSGEINKATPNKQEEKKTPSRRRCYRCDGWHDPSTCKFRTAECRFCAKVHGINQVENPTDEIREVISRHTDVFREDIDGYTGPLIHLELEEDASPKFCKARPVPLALQGLMEDELDRLQHQRILSPIQHSNWATPLVLVRKNDGTLRVCGDYRSTVNAAAKKASYPLPTTAEVFANLRGGTLFSTLDLYQAYQQLKVGDETAALLTVKTTKGLFKVNRLPFGVSAAPAIFQRMMEVTLAGIPGTRHRRVLVRYWLKKTLLAERHP